In the Gossypium arboreum isolate Shixiya-1 chromosome 10, ASM2569848v2, whole genome shotgun sequence genome, one interval contains:
- the LOC108487230 gene encoding mitochondrial thiamine diphosphate carrier 2-like: MEEPGQIKRALLDASAGAISGGISRTVTSPLDVIKIRFQVQLEPTSSWALLRGDLSGSSKYTGMSQATKDILREEGLPGFWRGNVPALLMVMPYTAIQFAVLHKLKTFASGSSKTVDHLSISPYLSYISGGLAGCAATVGSYPFDLLRTILASQGEPKVYPTMRSALFDIISTRGFRGLYAGLSPTLVEIVPYAGLQFGTYDTFKRWAMTWNPSRSFNTSSTTDHSLSSFQLFICGLAAGTCAKLVCHPLDVVKKRFQIEGLQRHPKYGARVDHRAYKNMFDALQRILQSEGWHGLYKGIVPSTIKAAPAGAVTFVAYEFTSDWLESILS, encoded by the exons ATGGAAGAGCCAGGGCAGATAAAAAGGGCGTTGCTTGATGCCTCCGCCGGTGCTATTTCTGGTGGTATATCCCGGACAGTTACGTCTCCTCTTGATGTTATTAAGATCAGATTTCAG GTGCAATTAGAACCAACATCTTCATGGGCTTTGCTTCGTGGAGATctttcgggatcatcaaagtACACTGGAATGTCTCAAGCAACAAAGGATATATTGAGGGAAGAAGGTTTACCG GGATTTTGGCGTGGTAATGTCCCAGCTTTACTTATGGTTATGCCATATACAGCCATACAATTTGCCGTGTTacataaattgaaaacatttgCTTCTGGTTCTTCCAAGACAG TGGATCACCTTAGTATAAGCCCCTACCTGTCTTACATCAGTGGGGGGTTAGCAGGTTGTGCAGCTACTGTTGGATCTTATCCTTTTGATCTTCTTCGGACTATATTGGCTTCGCAAGGTGAACCTAAG GTATACCCCACTATGAGATCAGCACTCTTTGATATAATTAGTACTCGTGGATTTAGAGGACTGTATGCTGGGTTGTCACCAACATTGGTTGAGATCGTTCCTTATGCTGGCTTGCAGTTCGGCACATATGATACATTTAAGCGTTGGGCTATG ACTTGGAATCCGTCTAGATCATTCAATACAAGCTCAACCACAGATCATAGcctttcaagttttcaactttTCATTTGCGGGCTAGCAGCTGGTACTTGTGCGAAACTTGTTTGTCATCCTCTCGATGTAGTCAAGAAAAGGTTCCAG ATTGAGGGACTACAGAGACATCCAAAATACGGTGCTCGAGTAGACCATCGTGCATATAAGAACATGTTTGATGCATTGCAACGAATCTTGCAGTCAGAGGGTTGGCATGGTCTTTATAAGGGAATTGTTCCGTCGACAATCAAAGCTGCACCTGCGGGTGCTGTAACATTTGTGGCTTATGAGTTCACATCAGACTGGTTAGAGTCCATTTTGTCTTGA